The following proteins are co-located in the Chryseobacterium scophthalmum genome:
- a CDS encoding YeiH family protein has translation MIQNISPSLRKFIFFFALFICLLPFIDAPLALVLGFLVSSIVPDSFKKYQGKLTHFLLQFSVVGLGFGMNIHEAMKAGKEGFVFTVASIFLTLTAGILIGNFLKIRKNTSTLISAGTAICGGSAIAAIAPVINADENETSVSLATIFALNSIALFLFPVLGHLLSMDQHQFGLWCAVAIHDTSSVVGASSKFGNEALKIATTVKLERALWIIPISLLFAFINKKNGTGKIKIPYFIFLFVLAIVASSYIPAVEAISEHIVFLAKKGLTFTLFLIGSNMSITALKAVGIKPLIQGVLLWALISVGSLLVILWI, from the coding sequence ATGATACAAAACATTTCACCTTCGCTCAGAAAATTTATTTTCTTTTTTGCTTTATTTATTTGCTTACTTCCATTTATAGATGCGCCTTTAGCATTGGTATTAGGATTTTTGGTTTCGTCAATTGTTCCGGATTCATTTAAAAAATATCAAGGGAAACTCACTCATTTTCTATTGCAATTTTCTGTGGTTGGTTTAGGATTCGGAATGAATATCCACGAAGCAATGAAAGCCGGGAAAGAAGGATTCGTATTTACAGTAGCATCCATATTTCTCACATTAACTGCAGGAATTCTGATCGGAAATTTTTTGAAAATACGTAAAAATACCTCTACCCTAATTTCTGCAGGTACTGCAATTTGTGGCGGAAGTGCAATTGCTGCTATTGCTCCGGTTATAAACGCTGATGAAAATGAAACTTCAGTTTCTTTGGCAACTATTTTTGCGCTCAATTCGATTGCATTATTTCTATTTCCTGTTTTAGGACATCTTTTAAGCATGGATCAGCATCAATTCGGACTTTGGTGCGCTGTGGCGATACATGATACGAGTTCGGTTGTTGGTGCTTCTTCAAAATTTGGAAATGAAGCTCTTAAAATTGCAACGACGGTAAAATTAGAACGGGCACTTTGGATTATTCCTATAAGTTTGCTTTTTGCATTTATCAATAAAAAGAATGGAACCGGTAAAATAAAAATCCCCTATTTTATTTTTCTGTTTGTGTTAGCAATTGTAGCAAGCTCTTATATTCCAGCTGTGGAAGCTATTTCAGAACACATCGTTTTTCTTGCTAAAAAAGGTTTAACCTTTACTTTATTTCTTATTGGTTCAAACATGAGCATCACTGCTTTAAAAGCTGTTGGAATTAAACCATTAATTCAGGGTGTCTTGCTTTGGGCGCTTATTTCTGTGGGAAGTTTGTTGGTTATTTTGTGGATTTAA
- a CDS encoding prolyl-tRNA synthetase, producing MKRNIHKNLLGMLKSKSILAVASGLLLMSCGAQMGGYSETDGVYYDPNKDTLPEGVIINGNEGNRVGEYYDYYQDDSNLVQNAQINAAQQDNRYSNWNNSNWNGNATDSDWGNFAGNETNYYDNSWGMMGWGSPWGWGGGFGSYWGSGWGMGMSFGWGNSWGWGGYNPYWGMGWNYGWNNYWGYNPFWGGYYGNPYWGWGGYYNRIPYARSGANGRFGTSGPGAYRTNNSALKSAYNNGAGFRNNNSSMRAGSYRQPTNMNNGGYRTNNGGYRNPNNGMRPNMNNGVRSTRPNYNYNQQQQSQPRYRNESTRPSDNGGFRSGGFNSGSSSGGFRGGSSGGGGGMRSGGGGGFRSGGR from the coding sequence ATGAAAAGAAATATACATAAAAATTTACTTGGAATGCTAAAATCGAAAAGTATTTTAGCCGTTGCAAGTGGATTGTTGTTAATGTCTTGTGGTGCACAGATGGGTGGATATAGCGAGACTGATGGGGTGTATTACGACCCAAATAAAGATACGTTGCCGGAAGGTGTCATCATCAATGGTAATGAAGGAAACAGAGTAGGAGAATATTATGATTATTATCAGGATGACTCTAATCTGGTTCAAAACGCTCAAATAAATGCTGCTCAACAAGATAATCGTTACAGCAACTGGAATAACTCCAATTGGAATGGTAATGCTACCGATTCTGACTGGGGTAATTTTGCAGGAAACGAAACCAACTACTACGACAATTCGTGGGGAATGATGGGTTGGGGTTCACCTTGGGGTTGGGGCGGAGGCTTCGGTTCTTATTGGGGATCTGGTTGGGGCATGGGAATGTCTTTTGGCTGGGGTAATTCTTGGGGATGGGGAGGCTACAATCCTTATTGGGGAATGGGCTGGAACTATGGTTGGAATAATTATTGGGGATATAATCCTTTCTGGGGTGGTTATTACGGAAATCCTTATTGGGGATGGGGTGGTTACTATAACAGAATTCCTTACGCAAGAAGTGGAGCAAACGGAAGATTTGGTACTTCTGGACCTGGAGCTTACAGAACGAATAATTCTGCTTTAAAGAGCGCTTATAATAACGGAGCTGGTTTCCGAAATAATAATTCAAGTATGAGAGCTGGTTCTTACAGACAGCCTACCAATATGAATAATGGAGGGTATAGAACTAACAACGGAGGTTATCGTAATCCTAATAATGGTATGAGACCTAATATGAATAACGGTGTAAGATCTACAAGACCAAATTATAACTACAATCAGCAACAACAATCTCAGCCAAGATACAGAAATGAAAGTACAAGACCGAGTGATAATGGAGGTTTCAGATCAGGAGGTTTTAATTCTGGAAGTAGCAGTGGCGGCTTCAGAGGTGGTTCTTCCGGAGGTGGAGGAGGTATGAGATCCGGCGGAGGCGGCGGTTTCAGATCAGGTGGTAGATAA
- a CDS encoding ZIP family metal transporter, whose product MIFILLILSVVAGVLLGKYFGQKEKFSKNLLILSAGFLITICLNEVFPQVYTSDIGNLGIFVIGGVLLQMILEALTKGFEHGHFHHHGESNILPMALMVGLFIHAFIEGIPLANETNPFSPYLLGILFHNLPISFILGAFLFNRTNSKISYPSILIVALFALASPFGMLLGNYFNPAWQPYFLAIVGGIFLHISSVIIFESNKNHNIDWSKIGLVILGVSLALMMHLFHDHSHVGHHH is encoded by the coding sequence ATGATTTTCATTCTCCTTATTTTAAGTGTCGTTGCCGGAGTTTTACTCGGTAAATATTTTGGACAAAAAGAAAAATTTTCCAAAAATTTATTGATTTTAAGTGCCGGATTTTTAATTACCATTTGTTTAAATGAAGTTTTTCCACAGGTTTATACTTCAGACATTGGTAATCTTGGGATTTTCGTTATTGGTGGAGTTTTGCTACAGATGATTCTTGAAGCCTTGACTAAAGGTTTTGAGCACGGACATTTTCATCATCATGGAGAAAGCAATATTCTTCCGATGGCATTAATGGTCGGGCTTTTTATTCATGCTTTTATTGAAGGAATTCCTTTAGCTAATGAAACGAACCCGTTTTCACCTTATCTGTTGGGAATTTTGTTTCATAACTTGCCTATTTCTTTTATTTTGGGAGCATTTTTATTTAACAGAACAAATTCAAAAATATCTTATCCTTCAATATTAATTGTTGCGTTATTTGCTTTAGCTTCACCGTTTGGAATGCTTTTAGGAAACTATTTTAATCCAGCTTGGCAACCTTACTTTTTAGCCATTGTAGGCGGAATCTTCCTGCATATCTCTTCTGTTATTATATTTGAAAGTAATAAAAACCACAATATTGATTGGTCTAAAATAGGATTGGTTATTTTGGGAGTTTCATTGGCTTTAATGATGCATTTATTCCATGATCATTCTCATGTAGGCCATCATCATTAA
- a CDS encoding LysR family transcriptional regulator, with protein MSDFRLKVFLEVKKHLNFSKASEALFITQPAVSKHIKTLEDELGVQLFERTKQGVKLTLEGEKYSTFAEEIMNLYEEGKFVMNQVKNKYDGTLKIGASTTIAQYILPKILAQFTSQHQGIEITLFNNNTEEIENLLIQKKIDLGFIEGISGKSQLKYAEIGKDELVCTVNANHPLAKRNSCSVYDILQFPWVFREQGSGSLDVLNVYLKQIGILRKDIQTEAYLGSTESIKSYLKVSECIGFVSVYSITDEIIAGKLKILDIDNLEMLRSFYSVELHGSLKNIPKLFLSFLNNNIK; from the coding sequence ATGTCAGATTTCCGACTAAAAGTTTTTCTGGAAGTAAAAAAACATCTGAATTTCTCTAAAGCTTCCGAAGCTTTATTTATCACGCAACCTGCAGTGAGTAAACACATCAAAACTTTGGAAGATGAGTTGGGAGTTCAGCTTTTTGAACGAACCAAACAAGGTGTGAAGTTAACTTTGGAAGGCGAAAAGTATTCGACTTTTGCAGAAGAGATTATGAATCTTTACGAAGAAGGAAAGTTCGTCATGAATCAGGTTAAAAATAAATATGACGGAACCCTCAAAATTGGAGCAAGTACAACCATTGCACAATATATTCTTCCAAAAATTCTTGCACAATTTACTTCTCAACATCAAGGAATCGAGATTACTTTATTCAACAATAATACAGAAGAAATTGAAAATTTACTGATTCAGAAAAAAATTGATTTAGGATTTATTGAAGGTATTTCCGGAAAATCTCAGCTGAAATATGCCGAAATTGGAAAAGATGAATTGGTGTGTACTGTAAATGCAAATCATCCTTTAGCCAAAAGAAACAGTTGTTCTGTTTATGATATTTTGCAGTTTCCATGGGTGTTTCGGGAGCAAGGTTCCGGAAGTTTAGATGTTTTGAATGTTTATTTAAAACAAATTGGAATTCTAAGAAAAGACATTCAAACAGAAGCCTATCTTGGAAGTACCGAAAGCATAAAATCGTATTTAAAAGTATCAGAGTGCATTGGTTTTGTTTCCGTTTATTCTATAACAGACGAAATTATTGCCGGAAAACTAAAAATTTTAGATATCGACAACTTAGAAATGTTGCGCTCCTTCTATTCTGTAGAACTTCATGGTTCTTTAAAAAATATTCCAAAATTATTTTTAAGCTTTTTAAACAATAACATAAAGTAA
- a CDS encoding DUF1622 domain-containing protein, which yields MEEIKIYIDYIARIIEVIGVLTIFAGAVIALIKYLFSIQSTNPRSYKILKQELGKAILLGLEILVAGDIIATVVTEPTIDRLLALGLIVLIRTFLSISIQVEVEGKFPWQKKEEI from the coding sequence ATGGAAGAAATTAAAATTTATATAGATTATATTGCCAGAATTATTGAAGTTATCGGGGTACTTACGATTTTCGCCGGAGCAGTAATCGCTTTAATAAAGTATTTATTTTCTATTCAAAGTACCAATCCCAGATCTTATAAAATACTAAAGCAGGAATTAGGAAAAGCAATTTTATTAGGTCTTGAGATTCTTGTTGCTGGAGATATTATCGCAACAGTTGTTACTGAACCGACGATTGACCGGCTTTTAGCTTTAGGATTAATTGTGCTCATCCGTACTTTTCTGAGCATTTCTATTCAGGTTGAAGTAGAGGGTAAATTTCCTTGGCAGAAAAAAGAAGAAATTTAA
- a CDS encoding glycosyltransferase, translated as MKPTISIVVAIFNRKDELFELLNSLNSQTDKDFEVIIVDDGSLIDLQPTIHQFEEILNIKYFKKTNSGPGLSRNYGAKRASNDWLVFVDSDVIVEKDYIENIKNDILTIPCDAFGGADKAHKGFNLMQKAISYSMTSVFTTGGIRGNKKAVSKFQPRSFNMGVKKEVFEKVGGFSEMRIGEDPDLSMTLWENGFTTAFFDTIAVYHKRRVDFGKFSKQVYQFGCARPILNQRHPNYVKISFAFPTLFLLGYVLGFIEYFILGKGFILSLFGLYTFMVLIHATIVTKNIAIGAMAVISTYIQMFSYGYGFLKSWTLLNVLKMKPEDAFPKHFHKV; from the coding sequence TTGAAACCTACTATTTCCATCGTTGTTGCTATTTTTAACCGAAAAGATGAACTTTTCGAGCTATTAAATTCACTCAATTCTCAGACTGATAAAGACTTTGAGGTGATTATCGTTGATGATGGTTCTTTGATTGATTTACAACCGACAATCCATCAATTCGAAGAAATTTTAAATATAAAATATTTCAAAAAAACCAATTCAGGACCTGGTTTATCGAGAAATTACGGTGCAAAAAGAGCTTCAAATGATTGGTTGGTTTTTGTAGACAGTGATGTGATTGTAGAGAAAGATTATATTGAAAATATTAAAAACGATATTCTTACCATTCCTTGCGATGCTTTTGGTGGAGCCGATAAAGCGCATAAAGGTTTTAATCTGATGCAGAAAGCGATTTCCTATTCTATGACTTCCGTTTTTACAACAGGCGGAATCAGAGGAAATAAAAAAGCGGTTTCAAAATTTCAGCCGAGGAGTTTTAATATGGGCGTGAAAAAAGAAGTTTTTGAGAAGGTAGGTGGTTTTTCTGAAATGAGAATTGGTGAAGATCCTGATCTTTCGATGACGCTTTGGGAAAATGGTTTTACCACTGCTTTTTTTGATACTATTGCAGTGTATCACAAACGAAGAGTAGACTTTGGAAAGTTTTCAAAACAGGTCTATCAGTTCGGTTGTGCAAGACCGATTCTTAATCAAAGACATCCTAATTACGTGAAAATTTCTTTCGCATTTCCAACTTTGTTTTTGTTAGGTTACGTTTTAGGATTTATTGAATATTTTATTTTGGGAAAAGGTTTTATCCTTTCTCTTTTCGGATTGTACACTTTCATGGTTTTAATTCATGCTACCATTGTTACTAAAAATATTGCAATTGGCGCAATGGCGGTGATTTCAACGTATATTCAAATGTTTTCTTATGGATATGGTTTTTTAAAATCGTGGACTTTATTAAATGTTTTAAAGATGAAACCTGAAGATGCATTTCCTAAACATTTTCATAAAGTTTAA
- a CDS encoding Lrp/AsnC family transcriptional regulator, with product MTFDETDKKLLQYLQEDCKQTTKELSYKLGLSVTAVYERIRKLENSGVISKYVALVDKTKIDRKFLILCHVKLTQHKKEYVMQFEKEVMNLQEVTECFHVSGDYDYILKICLKDMDDYRNFMVTKLTTLQHIASTHSSFTISEVKNTTKIIL from the coding sequence ATGACTTTTGATGAAACTGATAAAAAACTGCTGCAATATTTACAGGAAGACTGCAAACAAACCACCAAAGAACTGTCTTACAAGCTTGGTCTTTCAGTAACTGCGGTCTATGAACGCATCAGAAAACTCGAAAATTCAGGTGTAATTTCCAAATATGTAGCTTTGGTTGACAAGACAAAAATTGACAGAAAATTTTTGATCTTATGTCATGTGAAACTTACGCAGCACAAAAAAGAATATGTGATGCAGTTTGAAAAAGAAGTAATGAATCTACAGGAAGTCACCGAATGTTTTCATGTAAGCGGCGATTACGATTATATTTTAAAAATCTGCCTGAAAGATATGGATGATTACAGAAATTTTATGGTGACCAAACTCACGACTTTGCAGCATATTGCAAGTACACACAGCTCTTTCACGATCTCTGAAGTGAAAAATACAACCAAAATTATTTTATAG
- a CDS encoding class I SAM-dependent methyltransferase has translation MEWFESWFDTPYYHLLYSNRNYTEAENFITKLTSELELPQSAKIIDLACGKGRHSVFLNKLGYDVLGLDLSRQSIEHNKQFENQTLIFDVHDMRNPIDYDPVDAVFNLFTSFGYFDNVEDDKKVFQSVYNALKKDGYFVLDYLNEEFVRNTLVPETVISREGIDFKISKKIEDRHIIKNIRFEADGKSHHFFEKVKLHTLETIKNYAEESGFERVKIWGDYQLNDFNKDISPRCINLFKKK, from the coding sequence ATGGAATGGTTTGAATCTTGGTTTGATACCCCTTATTATCACTTATTATACAGCAACAGAAATTATACAGAAGCTGAAAACTTTATCACTAAGCTTACTTCAGAGTTAGAGCTTCCTCAATCGGCAAAAATCATTGATCTTGCTTGTGGAAAGGGAAGACACTCGGTTTTTCTTAATAAATTGGGTTACGATGTATTGGGATTAGATCTTTCCCGCCAAAGTATTGAGCATAATAAACAGTTTGAGAACCAAACGTTGATTTTCGATGTTCACGATATGCGAAATCCTATTGATTACGATCCTGTAGATGCGGTTTTTAATCTTTTTACAAGCTTCGGATATTTTGATAATGTAGAAGATGATAAAAAAGTTTTTCAATCGGTTTACAATGCTTTGAAAAAAGACGGTTATTTTGTTTTAGATTATCTGAATGAAGAATTCGTACGAAACACTTTGGTTCCTGAAACAGTTATCAGCAGAGAAGGAATTGATTTTAAAATTTCTAAAAAAATCGAAGACAGACATATTATTAAAAATATAAGATTTGAAGCAGACGGAAAATCTCATCACTTTTTCGAAAAAGTAAAGCTTCATACTTTGGAAACCATTAAAAATTATGCTGAAGAAAGCGGTTTTGAGAGAGTTAAAATCTGGGGAGATTATCAATTGAATGATTTCAATAAAGATATTTCACCACGTTGTATCAATTTATTTAAGAAAAAATAA
- a CDS encoding aminotransferase class I/II-fold pyridoxal phosphate-dependent enzyme — MNHFNAANEIQDLQYFGEFGGVNPSISDSSTYTFLSAKTMFDTFEGNAEGCYLYSRHSSPMNLYLSEALAKMENTEAANVTASGMGAITSVLMQVCKSGDHIISSRTIYGGTYAFMKNFLPPFQIETSFVDINNFESIENAINENTKIIYCESVSNPLLEVADLRKLSEICKRHNLKLIVDNTFSPLTISPTLLGADIVIHSLTKFINGSSDTVGGVYCASQEFINDTKNVNNGACMLLGPTMDSFRSASILKNLRTLHIRMKQHSHNALFLAERFEEDGLKVSYPGLKSHKNHELMKSMMHEEYGFGGLLTLDAGTTDKANELMEMMQQENLGYLAVSLGFYKTLFSCSGSSTSSEIPEEEREAMGISDGLIRFSIGLDHDIERTYEKMKECMLKTGVLNHETISSIF, encoded by the coding sequence ATGAACCATTTCAATGCGGCTAATGAAATACAGGATCTTCAGTATTTCGGAGAATTCGGAGGGGTAAATCCTTCAATTTCTGACAGTTCAACGTATACTTTTCTTTCAGCGAAAACAATGTTTGATACTTTCGAAGGTAATGCGGAAGGTTGCTATCTATATTCAAGACATTCTTCCCCGATGAATCTTTACCTTTCTGAGGCTTTGGCAAAAATGGAAAATACTGAAGCTGCCAATGTTACCGCTTCAGGAATGGGCGCCATTACTTCTGTTTTGATGCAGGTTTGCAAATCGGGTGATCATATTATTTCAAGCAGAACAATTTACGGCGGAACGTATGCTTTTATGAAAAATTTTCTGCCACCTTTCCAGATCGAAACTTCATTTGTAGATATCAATAATTTTGAATCTATAGAAAATGCTATTAACGAAAACACAAAGATTATATATTGCGAAAGTGTAAGCAACCCTCTTTTGGAAGTTGCCGACCTTAGAAAACTTTCAGAGATCTGCAAAAGACATAACCTAAAACTTATTGTAGACAATACTTTTTCTCCACTTACCATCTCTCCTACTCTTTTGGGAGCAGATATTGTGATTCACAGTTTAACCAAATTCATCAACGGAAGCAGTGATACTGTGGGTGGAGTTTATTGTGCAAGTCAGGAATTCATAAATGACACCAAAAATGTAAACAACGGAGCGTGTATGCTTTTGGGTCCTACAATGGACAGTTTCCGCTCGGCAAGTATTCTTAAAAATTTAAGAACGCTTCATATCAGAATGAAACAGCACAGTCACAACGCTTTATTTTTAGCTGAAAGATTTGAGGAAGATGGTTTAAAAGTTTCATATCCGGGTTTAAAGTCTCATAAAAATCATGAATTAATGAAAAGCATGATGCATGAAGAATACGGATTTGGCGGATTACTGACTTTAGATGCAGGAACAACAGACAAAGCCAACGAATTGATGGAAATGATGCAGCAGGAAAACCTAGGTTATTTAGCGGTAAGTTTAGGCTTTTATAAAACATTATTCTCATGCTCTGGAAGCTCAACTTCATCAGAAATTCCTGAAGAGGAACGTGAAGCAATGGGAATTTCTGACGGATTAATAAGATTCTCAATCGGTCTCGATCACGATATCGAACGTACTTACGAAAAGATGAAAGAATGCATGCTCAAAACAGGTGTTCTAAACCATGAAACCATATCATCCATATTTTAA
- a CDS encoding THUMP domain-containing class I SAM-dependent RNA methyltransferase, which produces MDTENLKIQIKTFFGLEPILAEEVKKLGGRNVELKNRAVNCEGDLGFLYKVNYAARTALKVLVPIEEFKAYNESKYYDKLFKFEWDEFMDVNQTFAIDSTVNSERFSHSQFMTFKMKDAIVDYFQNKYGKRPSIETKSPDIKFHLHIDRELVTISLDSSGDALFKRGYRKEQGEAPINEVLASGMLQLAGWDGKGNFLDPMCGSGTLLIEAAMIALDLPAQTFRKRFGFQNWKNYDADLFSKIKEVRINRVKEFTGKIVGYDIDGRMLNAAEANIESAEMEDLIEVRRQDFFESKKDLFPLLMVFNPPYDERISINDDDFYKKIGDTFKTHYPNTLAWLISSDLEAVKKIGLRPSRKIKLFNGKLETRFLQYEMYEGTKKVHKLDENKK; this is translated from the coding sequence ATGGATACAGAAAATCTAAAAATTCAGATAAAAACATTCTTCGGATTAGAACCTATTCTTGCTGAGGAAGTTAAAAAATTAGGTGGAAGAAATGTGGAACTTAAAAACCGTGCAGTAAACTGTGAAGGTGATTTAGGTTTTTTATATAAAGTTAATTACGCTGCAAGAACTGCATTGAAAGTTTTGGTGCCGATTGAAGAGTTTAAAGCTTATAATGAAAGCAAATATTACGATAAACTTTTCAAATTTGAATGGGACGAATTTATGGATGTCAATCAGACTTTTGCCATCGATTCTACCGTAAACTCAGAAAGATTCAGTCATTCTCAGTTTATGACTTTTAAGATGAAAGATGCCATCGTAGATTATTTCCAAAATAAATACGGGAAAAGACCAAGTATTGAAACAAAATCTCCGGATATCAAATTTCATTTGCACATCGACAGAGAATTGGTCACGATTTCATTAGATTCTTCAGGTGATGCTTTGTTTAAAAGAGGCTACAGAAAAGAGCAGGGTGAAGCGCCAATCAATGAAGTTTTGGCAAGCGGGATGTTGCAATTGGCAGGTTGGGACGGGAAAGGAAATTTCCTTGATCCGATGTGCGGTTCTGGAACACTTTTAATTGAAGCGGCAATGATTGCTTTGGATCTTCCGGCACAGACTTTTAGAAAAAGGTTTGGTTTCCAAAACTGGAAAAACTATGATGCGGATTTATTTTCAAAAATAAAAGAAGTAAGAATTAATCGTGTGAAAGAATTTACAGGTAAAATTGTAGGATACGATATTGATGGCAGAATGTTGAATGCTGCAGAAGCAAACATAGAATCTGCAGAAATGGAAGATTTGATTGAGGTAAGAAGACAAGATTTCTTCGAATCTAAAAAAGATTTATTCCCGTTATTAATGGTTTTCAACCCGCCTTATGATGAACGAATTTCTATTAATGATGATGATTTTTACAAAAAAATAGGAGATACTTTCAAAACACATTATCCAAATACTTTGGCTTGGCTGATTTCTTCAGATCTGGAAGCAGTAAAGAAAATCGGACTTCGACCTTCAAGAAAAATAAAACTTTTCAACGGAAAACTGGAAACCAGATTTTTACAGTATGAAATGTATGAGGGAACGAAAAAAGTTCATAAATTAGATGAAAATAAAAAATAA
- a CDS encoding OmpP1/FadL family transporter produces the protein MLKKSLVLIGVTAAFYLQAQDISTIRNSIDVYSNTPMVGSSKFNAMVGSNGALGGDATSLLTNPAGLGVAIAGDVSATLSVTGNKNTSTLAGSSVNYNITKGNLGNASGVATFQLMTETPWKFINLGASISTQSLENYVETGGNTNISIPKNLVDGSGNAVVGNLAYLGHAYNRYGTQTKFNLGVGANYNNSLYLGASINMHYADLEQYDSANFGLDLDNTIYSFDKQYTPFSEKSNGFSATLGVIGKITNQFRLGASIETPTWWSIDRIYSDYYTGSDGLIYFDNFVEDRSFRSPMKATLSGAFVPTKNFAINVDYTLGLTKPKYKVQGAAETELNSFFSDSYKNLSEVKVGAEYRIKAFRLRGGYSYASSPFDAMTISAYSNNGQAGDTNYSDLILGARNTIGAGIGYDFGKFYVDAAYQNISSKYKNPFLSGNESFGTGYYSGDFDVATPNSVVSDVKNIRNNFFLTVGWKF, from the coding sequence ATGTTAAAAAAATCTCTAGTATTAATAGGTGTGACTGCAGCATTCTATTTGCAGGCTCAGGATATATCAACGATAAGAAATTCAATTGATGTTTATTCAAACACCCCAATGGTTGGATCATCAAAGTTCAATGCAATGGTAGGATCTAACGGAGCTTTGGGAGGTGATGCTACATCGCTTCTTACCAACCCGGCAGGTTTGGGTGTTGCAATTGCAGGTGATGTTTCCGCAACTTTATCCGTTACAGGTAATAAAAATACAAGCACTTTAGCAGGATCTTCAGTTAATTATAATATTACTAAAGGAAATCTTGGAAATGCAAGTGGTGTTGCTACTTTTCAGTTGATGACAGAAACTCCTTGGAAGTTTATTAATTTGGGAGCAAGTATTTCTACACAGTCACTTGAAAATTATGTAGAAACTGGCGGGAATACCAATATTTCAATTCCAAAAAATCTTGTTGACGGTTCAGGAAATGCTGTGGTAGGTAATCTTGCTTATTTGGGGCATGCTTATAACAGATACGGAACTCAGACTAAATTTAATCTTGGAGTAGGTGCCAATTACAACAACTCTTTATATCTTGGTGCAAGTATTAATATGCATTATGCAGATTTGGAGCAGTATGACAGCGCCAATTTTGGGTTAGATTTAGACAATACGATCTACTCATTTGATAAACAATACACTCCTTTTTCTGAAAAATCAAACGGTTTTTCTGCAACTTTGGGGGTAATTGGTAAGATTACTAATCAGTTTAGATTGGGAGCTTCAATTGAAACTCCAACATGGTGGAGCATCGACAGGATCTACTCAGATTATTATACAGGATCTGATGGATTAATTTACTTTGATAATTTTGTAGAAGACAGATCTTTCAGATCACCGATGAAAGCTACTTTAAGTGGTGCTTTTGTTCCTACAAAGAATTTTGCAATTAACGTAGATTATACTTTGGGATTAACGAAACCTAAATATAAAGTTCAGGGTGCTGCAGAAACTGAATTGAATTCTTTCTTTAGCGATTCATACAAAAATTTATCAGAAGTAAAAGTTGGGGCTGAATATAGAATCAAAGCTTTCAGATTGAGAGGTGGTTATTCTTACGCTTCAAGCCCGTTTGACGCAATGACAATTAGTGCTTATTCTAATAATGGTCAGGCTGGAGATACTAATTACAGCGATTTGATTTTAGGAGCTAGAAACACGATTGGTGCAGGTATCGGATATGATTTCGGTAAATTCTATGTTGATGCAGCGTATCAAAACATCAGTTCTAAGTATAAAAATCCTTTCTTAAGCGGAAACGAAAGCTTCGGAACAGGATATTATTCAGGTGATTTTGATGTAGCTACGCCAAATTCAGTAGTTTCAGACGTTAAGAATATAAGAAATAATTTCTTCCTAACAGTAGGTTGGAAATTCTAA